The following coding sequences lie in one Spinacia oleracea cultivar Varoflay chromosome 1, BTI_SOV_V1, whole genome shotgun sequence genomic window:
- the LOC110785452 gene encoding uncharacterized protein — translation MAMNHLCFADDLLMFCRGDLNSVKLMLEGFKVFSEATGLQVNPTKSSIYCCGMSSSIQTSIQQCSGFKLDFLPFRYLGVPISSKKLKASDCDLLVEKMVAKIKVWSSRHISFAGRMQLVNSVLMSICVYWGQIFLLPKRITQKITAICRSFLWFGTYDESRPGSVGWDQLCNHKDQGGLGFRNISLWNQAAVGKLAWAISENSITEALASTQWLTDPKYSIKNIYGGLCTQQPKVHWHRFVWNRFSVPKHRFTLWLALLDRLKTRVRLFKIGVGDDPSCAICGSVVETCSHLFFECTFSTDCLQLVLNWLGYTVTKTNLTQVFMWVRRYCKKEFRRKVIFTALAGLVYQIWKARNDVVWNHNVPTKQFILKTIQFDTRHRIQNLLGKTVRL, via the exons ATGGCAATGAATCATTTGTGTTTTGCAGATGATTTGCTAATGTTCTGTAGGGGTGATCTTAACTCTGTTAAGTTGATGTTGGAAGGTTTCAAAGTCTTCTCTGAGGCCACTGGACTGCAAGTTAACCCTACTAAATCTTCTATATACTGTTGTGGAATGAGCTCTTCAATTCAGACTAGCATTCAACAATGTTCTGGTTTTAAGCTTGATTTTCTTCCCTTCAGATATCTAGGGGTACCTATCAGTTCTAAGAAGCTGAAGGCTAGTGATTGTGATCTGTTAGTGGAGAAAATGGTGGCTAAAATCAAGGTCTGGAGTTCCAGACATATCTCCTTTGCAGGAAGGATGCAACTAGTTAACTCTGTTCTCATGAGCATTTGTGTTTACTGGGGACAGATTTTCCTTCTCCCTAAGAGAATTACACAAAAGATTACTGCTATCTGCAGGTCCTTTTTATGGTTTGGTACTTATGATGAGAGCAGGCCTGGCAGTGTTGGTTGGGACCAACTGTGTAACCACAAAGACCAAGGTGGGTTGGGTTTTAGGAACATCTCTCTTTGGAATCAAGCTGCTGTTGGAAAGCTGGCTTGGGCAATCA GTGAAAACAGTATTACTGAAGCTCTTGCTTCCACTCAGTGGTTGACTGATCCCAAATATTCTATTAAGAACATCTATGGTGGATTATGTACTCAACAACCAAAAGTACACTGGCATAGATTTGTTTGGAATAGATTTTCAGTTCCAAAGCACAGGTTCACTCTCTGGTTGGCCCTCCTAGACAGACTGAAAACTAGGGTAAGGTTATTTAAGATTGGTGTGGGGGATGATCCCAGTTGTGCTATTTGTGGCTCAGTTGTGGAAACCTGTTCCCATCTGTTCTTTGAATGCACATTCAGCACTGACTGTTTACAGTTGGTTCTGAATTGGCTTGGTTATACTGTGACCAAGACTAATCTTACTCAAGTCTTTATGTGGGTAAGGAGGTACTGTAAGAAAGAGTTCAGAAGGAAGGTCATCTTCACTGCTTTGGCTGGTCTTGTCTATCAGATTTGGAAGGCAAGGAATGATGTTGTGTGGAATCATAATGTCCCTACAAAACAGTTTATCTTGAAGACTATCCAGTTTGACACTAGGCATAGGATTCAAAACTTGCTAGGgaaaactgttaggttatga